The sequence below is a genomic window from Trichosurus vulpecula isolate mTriVul1 chromosome 5, mTriVul1.pri, whole genome shotgun sequence.
AATATAATTACTGAGGTTTCTATGAATGAATAAGTTAGCTGCAGTGATTGGGTGGTAAAATGCCTGGGAGGAAGGTATGTACCATTAATTCAGCCTGTTTTTCATGTTCATTACTATTATGGTCTAAGTTTAAGCTTACTCCTCCCAtggtttctgtttgtatttgtgggaaggagtgaaccttttttttaaagaacattttgtatttactgtCTTTACCATGTTATCTGAGTGCAGTAGTAGctgacctcctcctcctcctcctcctcctcctcctcctccttcttcttctcccttcttcttcttcttcttcttcttcttcttcttcttcttcttcttcttcttctttcttcttcttcttcttcttcttcttcttcttctcctccttctccttcttcttctcctcctcctcctccttttctttttctccttctattctTGTTCTtctatctcctcctccttcttcttcctccttctttcttcttcctcttccctcatcaTATGTAAGGTTTTGGGagctagaatttttattttttttaatttttattttacttaatttttttaaggctGGGGGAATTTACTTTTTGTCCTGTGCAGTTTTCATGTATGATTTCTTGAactatagctctgaaaaaacaaggctttaaaaaaaaccattgtaTTTCAAGTAGAGCTACTTGACTAGTCTTTAAACTAAATCAAtcactgggccatctccagttgtcctaatgTATAtatggccattggacccagatgacttctggaggagaaagtgaggttggtgattttgcatagccctccctcacttaaatccaattgacttgcaagtcatggcatcatctttctgATATCATGGTCTTCTTAGAGAacaaggacaaaccacacaaaaCCAAATCAATCTGGCCTTTGTTGAATGATCAATAGGCCCAGGCCATGCTTCTGTGGCTTACAAaaagtgtaaatagcaattgttttctattCTGGCCACAAACTCTGAaggaaggtcttcccctcccagactgatattTTTATGATGGTAAattgggccatcttttgtcttATTTCTTACCTAACCCTGAAGGAGTGCTGCCTCAGACAAAGAGAGCTGgggaagaccttagcttaagaaggccaaggtctcccactgcatctgggttcatctccagttgtcctgaccagGGCCTTGCCgctggactcagatgaccctagaaaaaagagtgaggctgattgactgcacagccctgccttgCTTAAATCtgatttacttgcaagtcaagaaatcaccctcttgatgtcattggtcctcttccggaatgaaggacaaacaacaacacctaGCCCTTAATCATTAAATGGGTGTTGTATCAGACAAATTGAGGCCTAGGAAAGACTTTattttagaaaggccaaggtcacctaaCGTGTTCAGGGCTATCTCCAgtattcttgacttttgttttgccactggactttgatgactctggaggagagaggctgATGAATTTGTGTGgttctgcctcactcaaatctaattcACGCATAAGTCCAGACATCACCTTTgtggtgtcattggtcttcttcaagaatgaaggatgaacaaaaatACTTGCCTGGTTTGAAAAGAAAACTCTTTCAAAGGAGAAGCTATTGAGGCTAGATTAAAAAATCCACTCCAAGAAAAGTAATATGGCCTACAAAGAGTTttgtgggggaagaggaggagtatCTGTAACTTAAATCTCTGCCTGCCTGATCATTGAtaattgtttattcatttatctatgaTAATGAGACCTGGAAACTCTATGCTAGGCAAATTCCATTCTTATTTGGCATCACCATAATAGCAAAGATAGTAACTTTCAAATTGATGTTTTTAatataaaggttaaaaaaatcagcagAAAGCTGGTTCTAAAGGCttggtaaatagcattttttaaaggtggctctcaaaataataaataataagtatACAGTTCTATTATGCATGTTAAATTCAGGATATTGAAGAATAAAAGCAGATTAATcaaaaaatggagatgaaaatagTTATAAGGACAAAAAATAGCACCCATATTATTCAACAAGAAATTGATCTAGCCTgataagtgatttttctaaagagtATGGAACAATAATTTGTGGAACTAAATTAGAGACAAGTTGGAACTTCctggtttttaaagtttttgtctttagtggattatttcaatataCTCTTGTGAAACTGAGGTTTCATCAGACTCCTggaataaacacacacaaaagctCCCACAGTCATTTATgggaatttatttattcatgtgcaaagttttattttcaaaagaaaaataaaaaagacaggaaaagtcACTAAAACCTTTGTTTCTTCCAgcatctgtcttttctctctgctGCAAAGtcttttattgcattatttttgAAGGAATTCATTATCTCAGGGTTGtcatctgttttctcattttcacaAACAGGAAATACATTTACAGTAGGTGTTACAAATGTTGTGGGCTTCACAATTGAACCTTTTTTCCTTGGCATTGTAGAGTTACACATAAGGGATGACATTGTACCAAGTAGCAATTATAATTAATGAATAGAGATTGTACCATTCTTATAAGAAGTGACTTATGTTGGGTTAATATTTATTGGCTTTTatatctgtattttatttgttagtctgccaataaaattaaaatcaacatGCTTCTCTGCAGTCCAATTATCAAAGCTACCTACTGCGTAGAGTTGAGAAGGTAACAAAGATATCTTCACGGAACATTATAGACCCGAAAAACCATTATTATGGCATTGGCTACATCAGTTTCCTGATCAGATCTCCAGTGCTGGTCAaaacaattttattaaagaaaaaaatagaactgtTATATACTTCATTAGATATCACAAATTAGATGTCCCACACAAATATTAAATGCAATATAtccaaaaataaattcaatatattcttcctttgcctttctcctcttcccaactttcctactACTGAGTAGGACATCATCATCCTCCAAGTTACCCAAGCTCAAAACCTAGCTGTGATCCTTgacttttcattctctttcacttcccatatctaatttgttgccaagtcctgtcaattctacctccacaacatctcttttaTATATCCCTTTATCTCCTTTGATACTAACACCTCTCTGACATGAGTTCTAGTTACCATATTTTttaattattgcaatagcctttgagtttgtctccctctctcaggtttctccccactccagtccatcctctcaCTTGGCTGTCAAAAAGTATAGGTATGATCACATCATCCCTAGTCAATAAATTCCAATAGATCCTTATTGACACTAGGATTGATTTAAAATCCTGTTTAGTATTCAAAGTCAACTTGGGCCCTTCCTACTTTACCTATCCCACATAATCTGAGATAAAGTGATAGAGGCTTCTTTGCTATTTCTTGTTTAGAACCTCCCATTTCacccagctccaggcattttcactggctattccccatgcctgaaattatCTCCCCTCCTATCAACATCTCCTGGCctttctaatttccttcaagtcccagctaatatCCCATCTCCTTACAGGAgccttcctgatcccctttaatcctcagtgccttccttctgttaattatctctaaCTTGTCCTGTAtatttgtttgttcatagttgcttgcatattgtctcccacattagaccatgagctccttgaaagcagagagtgctttttactcttctttgtatctctgttgcttagcacagtgcctggaacatagtaggcacttaatgtatgcttgttgacttactgacaGTTAAAAAGTTTGATGTCTCAAGGCACCACTATGGTAGAACTTTATACTTTTGAATAACCACCTAGTAGTTTACTACTCTGTAAAGTCAACATGGCAATAATTAGCTTGTGCAATTGTGAGAAGCAATCTCTAGAGGACTGTTGGATACATAGGAGGCACATTATcataatacaaatagaaaataatgagttctagaAAGAGCATGTTGAGCACCTTTGTGGCCTAGGTTATATTTCTCCATCTAATGCTACATACACCTTATGTACAAAAGGACAGAGTGATCCTTAAAGGTATATTCTTGTGTGCatttctttgccttctgggatAGGGTGGCATCACTGGATTGATTTTGTGGGTGTACATTCAGTCATCACATGTTCTGGGTTTGGTTCTGTTGTGCCACATGGGTCATTCAAGTGCAAGTTCAAGTTTTCTGAAGTCAAGTGGGAGGAATTGTAGATAATTTCATTGAAATCTGACTTGATGTAGACTACAGGTGAATTATTCAAGGGATACTCAACTGAGGCTTGGGTATTTTCTCGAGTCATTCCCATATCTTTGCTGTGCTCTGAAGGTGATTTCCTTTTCATTCGTGTGTAACTTTTATCTTGGTTCTCCATGCCttgttcatttttcaaaaatcGCCCAAAGAACCAGATGAAAAAACCAAACCACACAAAAGCtatcaagcttggaacaaaagccaaacatTTAACATCAAGACTTGCTCCTATGTATCTGCTATGCAAGAACATATCTCCCTCTGCATATGTTCTATTGGTCTGAGGGTTAGTGTTATTAGATCTCCATTCCCAAGATAGCTTGGTTCTGTTTAAATCCTTTAAGCTTTCTGCATCCTTCACAGTATAAATCTTTTGTCCAGGGCCAATATACTGCCCATATTCATGTggcttataaaatatttggttcTTCCACATATTAAGGTCCAAAATCAGGACGAGGAAAATGATGCCATAGTTAAACCATTTACCTGTTcaaaaaaaagtctgaattaataaaagaatcacaaaatatattcTAGAATCACAGAGTTAAAGGGaaattcagaggtcatctaattcataTTGTACCAGAAGGGGAATCCTCTCCACCACATTGTTAACAAGTAGTCATTCAAAGTCCCCTCACTGATATCCAGTGATATAAAACTATTTCCCATCCATTCCATACTGCTGAGAAATCTTGAAGATCATGGCATGTACAAATTAGCAGATTGATGAGAAGTCATTCCATACTTAGTGATGGAAAACTTGGGCAACATTCCCTTTAAACAAATATTCCCAGAGGATAATAGGGCTTATTGCAAAGGCAATCTACTATAATCATTTATTGCTAATATGTAAATAATTCAGACTCCCTGAAGAGTGAGCTGAGATGAATAATTGATGAGAATAATCATTCATTACAGCAGACCCTAAGCCAGAGGCTACTAGGCACTTGGAGACACAACAGATAGgcttctgggcctggagttagaaagacctgtgttcaaatctggcctcagacatttactagctatacaACTAAGCcacacaacctctgtttgcctcagtttcctcaactttgaaataaaataataaaagcacctaccttacagggttgttatggagatcaaatgagataatatttgtttcctcaactataaaatagggataataaaagcatctaccttgAAGCGTTGTTATGAGGAAATAAgagaatatttgtgaagcacttagcatactgcctggtacatagtaggcactatataaatatttgttttcttcccttctcttctcctcaacCCCTAATAACCAGTAATACAAAGTCTGCTTGACTCATTTCAAGCAACAATTTAAAAGTAAGAAGACTTTGCATATTGCACCTTAAGCACTTTTAGGTAGCCTGAACCCTCTACAAACTCAAGTTTAGGAAGGCAGGACTATTGATGAGGATTATAATTTGTACCATTCATTAGCACTGGCACAGGAAAGATAGGTGAGCAggtctcttttctctattttgttgatgaaACTGTTCAGGGATATACATATTCCACTTAGGACTGCTTTGTCTGCATCTCaatggttttgctatttcctaagtgatcattttctctgataaaattatcttttgtttttatgatttattctttgactcacACTTTAGGATAATATTAGGATTCTTTAGGATCATTTTTAAGATGAGAGTTTCCATTTAAATTTCAATCCAGAATTtcttaaaattgtctttattaattatcatttttcttctattacaGGAATAAAAGATTGCTTAGTATTTTGGCTTTTCTATAATTGTTTATGAGGTTTTTAATCCAGTAATAGTTTGTGTAGAGGTTCCATGCAACAGTACACATATTTATGATTACCATTCAACAACTGGAAGACATTGAAGAAGTTTATacccaacttttctaaaattctattcattctcTTAACTTTTCTACTGTTTATATTTGTGCTAAAATTGTCTAGGTCTGAAAGGGGTATATTGAAGTCTCTCAAAATTATTCTTTTACAATCTATTTTTCCTTGTACCCcagttaactttttctttaagtatttagatgcaaTGCCATTCAGTGATctatttatgtttgtgtgtgtgtataatctgtgtatatataaattagcATTTTACTGTGACTTTTGCATGGCATTTTTGATGCCACTAAACATAATGTAGTTTAcccatttatctcttttaatcaagtCTATTTTTATTATAGCCTTGTCAGAGAGTGATTGCTATTCCtgcccttttaaaaattcatctgagGCATAATAGATTGTACCCTTCTTCTTCTAGGATACTCTATGTAGATCatttatgtttcaagtgtgtttacTGTATATAATATTTTTTGCATTCCATTTTCTAATCCATTTCATGTGTGAGTTCATGAGTTTAACACATTTCAAGttgtttgttatatttttatttcgaGCACATTCTAATATAGTACAGAAAACAAATTCtctttattcacacacacacacacacacacatacacaccattcCCTCAGAGGGTGGGGGAGACAATGGGAACAATAGTAGTAATGTAAAATTTTTGTGGTTTGATCCAAGACCCAGATCAACCCTCTATAGTTAAAATGTATTTTGCTTGTCATTGTTTCTTTCCGTCCTTTCTCTACTCTCcctcttaaattattttttccattctttctatccttatttccattttaaatttaatgtgtTTCTATACTAAATTTTTTgtatgtgtctgtggttgtgtgatTTGTGTAATCTACTTTCCCTTGCCCAGTTCATGTGAGTGTGGTTCTTGAGATGTGCAATCTTACTACCTCCACTTCCATGTTTATATCATATAGGACATGGAATGAATATCCTTGAAAACTCTGGGGAAAACTCCTAATGGTACTCCTCAAGGAAGAAGGACAAAAGTGAATGTTCTCCCCAGTGTgtgcaagaaagaaaacaaaacaatacctATGACCTACATTGTCTACTAGAAAGGACGCAACAACCAACAAATAACTTTAACACCATAATAGAAGAGAATTGCTTGAAACTTGTAAATATGGAAAATGAAATGCCAGGTGAAAAAATTCATACTTTGCCTCCAGGAAAAGAACTGCCTCCAGTTTCtgtgccaagaaaaactcaaataagGTTACAAAGAAttatacacaactgaaaaactgctAAACAATAAGAGTTTCCCTGCATTCCAAACATTCCTAATGCAAAAGGTCACAGCTGTGTAGAAACTTTgtagttcaaacacaggagtcaagagaaacataaaaaggtaaacatagggcaagataaatttctacaccccattgcctgtgtatcttattttcctgttgcatgcaaaaacatttttgtttgtttttgaatggaaagagataggaagaggaATACATAGGgaaggaggtgaagaaggaaaggaaggttatGAAAAATTAGCTCACATAACCAGAGAGTATAAGTAGAAATCTATACAAACATGGAGAAGGGGGTAGAGAGGAATAGCTGACCCTTGAACCTCACTCTCGTCTGAaccaaaggagggaagaatacatacaAATAGTTGGATGCAAAATCAAATActcaacaggaaaataggagggaaaagggagaaaggagcaggaagaattaaaggaagggtaaattaaaggaaaacaaaacaaactctaaggatgtacaaaaatgttgATAGGTCATTTCAAGGTAGCAAAAGAATGGGAATATGAGGGAGCATCCATAAATTGGAATGTTTCAACAATGTTTCAACAAGTTATATCTAAATTTgaaggaatactattatgctataaaaacAATTAAGGGAATTGCACCACAGAagtttgaaagaattaagaactctgattaatgttGTTAGCAATCACCATTCCACAGCACTAATTATGAAACATGTTATGAAATATGTTACCTATTTCCTGATAGTGACAAGAAGGACCAAGGGTGAACAATAAgtcatattttttggacatgattaatatgtaaatttgttttgcctcactatacatgtttataacaGGGGTTTTATTAATTTATCCTCAGTCTGGGGCTTggattgagaaggaaagaatgaggatTTTCGCTAACTGAAAAaagcatatatatttaaaacttaaAGGAGGCAAGGTTCTTAGCTGGGAGAGACATGGGAGGGGAAAGTGCAGGAGActtaaggaagaaagagatttgTAATATGTTGTGTGGGGAGTCAGGGTATCGATTTGAGAGTCATAAAACTACTGCGTTGCTGTAATGAGGGTCCAATTGAAGTTGGATAACATGTTTTTGTAATGTACACAAGCAGCACAATTGTTTGAATTCCTCTACTTCTGTTCAGTAGCATGAGAGTAAGAATGGAAGAAACATTTTGGGTGTAATATAGGGTTAAAGTTTAGTAACAAATAAACAGTTATAGGAATAGATGTGGAGGGCTTACAGATTTTTTATGGatgactgagacagagagagaaaaggtatgATAGCTAATTATGGTCAGATAGAGAAATATCAGAATTTCTGATTAAAGAAATTAAACAGTTGTGGATAATGATATCTATCATATGACCATCCATATATGTGGcttacataaaatgaaaaaggagtaCATGACATGACCAACAAGGTAGAAGACTGGACACATTCTCCAATCCTCATGTCTCTCCAGTATCTCCAAACTAAGAATTATAGaaaagagataaagcaatttcagctatCTCCATAAAACAAGATTTCAAAAACCCTAATAACATaacaaattaatgaattaatagcTGAGAAGGCCAATCCCTAATCTAGCAGAGCTGCATAAATCAACCCAATGGCTAGCAACAGAATtcacagaaagaactgagaaaaaaaagagaactggagTAGCACACCAACCATGTGTGTGGATCCACCAGGCctgaaggaaaggagaatggCATCCAGATGTGACCAGATCACTTAGGACAGAGGTTGAGGCTGATGGAAATTGGGAACATGGGACAAGTAATTGGGAA
It includes:
- the TMEM117 gene encoding transmembrane protein 117 isoform X2, with amino-acid sequence MFREDHGSWMTMFFSTILFLFIFSHIYNMILLMEGNMGAYIITDFMGIRNESFMKVAAVGTWMGDFVTAWMVTDMMLQDKPYPDWGKSARAFWKKGNIRIILFWTVLFTLTSVVVLVITTDWISWDKLNRGFLPSDEVSRAFLASFILVFDLLIVMQDWEFPHFMGDVDVNLPGLHTPHMQFQIPFFQKIFKEEYRIHITGKWFNYGIIFLVLILDLNMWKNQIFYKPHEYGQYIGPGQKIYTVKDAESLKDLNRTKLSWEWRSNNTNPQTNRTYAEGDMFLHSRYIGASLDVKCLAFVPSLIAFVWFGFFIWFFGRFLKNEQGMENQDKSYTRMKRKSPSEHSKDMGMTRENTQASVEYPLNNSPVVYIKSDFNEIIYNSSHLTSENLNLHLNDPCGTTEPNPEHVMTECTPTKSIQ